The following coding sequences are from one Streptomyces sp. NBC_00536 window:
- a CDS encoding glutamate-5-semialdehyde dehydrogenase: MTSLNDATTGPAEGTGTVTATATRAKTAAATLAPLPRSAKDTALLAIADALEARTAEIIEANAVDTAKAAASGTSETVIDRLTLTEDRIRAIAADVRDVAALPDPVGEVVRGSTLPNGIDLRQVRVPLGVVGIIYEARPNVTVDAAALCLKSGNAVLLRGSSSAYASNTALVAILRDAVESAGLPADAVQLVPGESRDSVRELMRARGLVDVLIPRGGASLIKTVVEESIVPVIETGTGNCHVYVDAQADLAMAVNILVNSKAQRPSVCNSAETLLVHRDIAHAFLPLALDALADAGVTVHGDGEVLSYAEESKVTAVPATDEDWAAEYLSYDIAAGVVDSLDDAVAHIRRWTSGHTEAIVTTSQAAARRFTQLVDSTTVAVNASTRFTDGGQFGFGAEIGISTQKLHARGPMGLPELTSTKYIVTGDGHVR, translated from the coding sequence ATGACCTCGCTCAACGACGCCACGACCGGCCCCGCCGAAGGCACAGGCACTGTCACCGCCACCGCCACCCGCGCCAAGACGGCCGCCGCCACCCTCGCCCCCCTCCCGCGGTCCGCCAAGGACACCGCGCTGCTGGCGATCGCGGACGCGCTGGAGGCCCGTACGGCCGAGATCATCGAGGCCAACGCCGTCGACACCGCCAAGGCCGCCGCCTCCGGCACCAGCGAGACCGTCATCGACCGCCTCACCCTCACCGAGGACCGCATCCGCGCGATCGCCGCCGACGTCCGGGACGTCGCCGCGCTGCCCGACCCGGTCGGCGAGGTCGTCCGCGGTTCGACCCTCCCCAACGGCATCGACCTGCGCCAGGTCCGCGTCCCGCTCGGCGTCGTCGGCATCATCTACGAGGCCCGCCCCAACGTCACCGTCGACGCCGCCGCCCTCTGCCTGAAGTCCGGCAACGCGGTCCTGCTCCGCGGCAGCTCCTCCGCCTACGCATCGAACACCGCCCTCGTCGCGATCCTGCGGGACGCGGTCGAGAGCGCGGGCCTGCCCGCCGACGCGGTCCAGCTGGTCCCCGGCGAGAGCCGCGACTCCGTCCGCGAGCTGATGCGCGCCCGCGGTCTCGTCGACGTCCTCATCCCGCGCGGCGGTGCCTCCCTCATCAAGACGGTCGTCGAGGAGTCCATCGTCCCGGTCATCGAGACCGGCACCGGCAACTGCCACGTCTACGTCGACGCGCAGGCCGACCTGGCCATGGCGGTGAACATCCTCGTCAACTCCAAGGCGCAGCGCCCCTCCGTCTGCAACTCCGCCGAGACGCTGCTGGTCCACCGCGACATCGCGCACGCCTTCCTCCCGCTGGCGCTGGACGCCCTCGCGGACGCCGGGGTGACCGTGCACGGCGACGGCGAGGTGCTCTCGTACGCCGAGGAGTCCAAGGTGACCGCGGTGCCCGCCACCGACGAGGACTGGGCCGCCGAGTACCTGTCCTACGACATCGCCGCGGGCGTCGTGGACTCCCTGGACGACGCCGTGGCCCACATCCGCCGCTGGACCTCCGGTCACACCGAGGCCATCGTCACCACCTCGCAGGCCGCCGCGCGCCGCTTCACCCAGCTGGTCGACTCGACCACGGTCGCCGTGAACGCGTCCACCCGGTTCACCGACGGTGGTCAGTTCGGGTTCGGTGCGGAGATCGGGATCTCCACCCAGAAGCTGCACGCCCGGGGCCCGATGGGGCTTCCGGAGCTGACCTCGACCAAGTACATCGTCACCGGTGACGGTCACGTACGGTAG
- a CDS encoding GtrA family protein, producing MKSQLGQILRFGLVGGVNTGTFFVLYLLLHPHMPYFAAYSLAFVLAMVGSFFMNTYFTYRTKPTWKKFLLFPLTNITNYVIQSVGLLLLVDWAGMNEKIAPLVAAVIAIPFTYVISRRILIPGADPAPAADPSAGNPSAGAERPAASPASTL from the coding sequence ATGAAGAGCCAGCTCGGCCAGATACTCCGCTTCGGCCTCGTCGGCGGGGTGAACACCGGCACCTTCTTCGTGCTGTACCTGCTGCTGCACCCGCACATGCCGTACTTCGCCGCCTACTCGCTGGCCTTCGTGCTGGCGATGGTCGGCTCGTTCTTCATGAACACCTACTTCACCTACCGCACCAAGCCCACCTGGAAGAAGTTCCTGCTCTTCCCGCTCACGAACATCACCAACTACGTGATCCAGTCCGTGGGCCTGCTCCTCCTGGTGGACTGGGCCGGCATGAACGAGAAGATCGCGCCGCTGGTCGCCGCCGTCATCGCGATCCCCTTCACCTACGTGATCTCGCGGCGCATCCTGATCCCCGGCGCGGACCCCGCTCCCGCCGCGGACCCCTCGGCCGGGAACCCCTCGGCCGGGGCGGAGAGGCCCGCCGCCTCGCCCGCGTCCACGCTCTGA
- a CDS encoding glycosyltransferase family 2 protein: protein MTKLSVVVPCYNEEAVIDSFDTEIRRVLDALPVEYEVCYVDDGSRDGTLEKLRKIAAAHGEQTRYVSFSRNFGKEAGMLAGLRETTGDAVVIMDADLQHPPDLIATMLDYYRQGHDQIIARRTREGDKKLRSALSRIYYRGINRWVDVELADGVGDFRLLSRPAVDALLSLPEYNRFSKGLFSWIGFDTVHFDYRNAQREAGETKWKLGSLLNYGMDGLISFNNRPLRIGIWAGVSLVALTALYALWITVMAITNGIDSPGYVTLVAIIVGIGGVQMIMLGLIGEYIGRIYYETKRRPHFLVKESHGVAVEPPRTPATPRTPLEQDAR, encoded by the coding sequence ATGACGAAGCTGTCCGTAGTGGTTCCCTGCTACAACGAAGAAGCGGTCATCGACAGCTTCGACACCGAGATCCGCAGGGTCCTGGATGCCCTCCCCGTCGAGTACGAGGTCTGCTACGTCGACGACGGCAGCCGTGACGGCACGCTGGAGAAGCTCCGCAAGATCGCCGCCGCGCACGGTGAACAGACCCGGTACGTCTCCTTCAGCCGCAACTTCGGCAAGGAGGCCGGCATGCTCGCCGGCCTGCGCGAGACCACCGGCGACGCCGTCGTGATCATGGACGCGGACCTCCAGCACCCGCCGGACCTCATCGCGACCATGCTCGACTACTACCGGCAGGGCCACGACCAGATCATCGCCCGGCGCACCCGCGAGGGCGACAAGAAGCTGCGCAGCGCCCTGAGCCGGATCTACTACCGCGGCATCAACCGCTGGGTCGACGTGGAGCTGGCCGACGGGGTCGGCGACTTCCGGCTGCTGTCCCGCCCCGCCGTGGACGCCCTGCTCTCGCTGCCCGAGTACAACCGCTTCTCCAAGGGCCTCTTCTCCTGGATCGGCTTCGACACCGTCCACTTCGACTACCGCAACGCGCAGCGCGAGGCGGGCGAGACGAAGTGGAAGCTCGGGTCCCTGCTGAACTACGGCATGGACGGCCTGATCTCCTTCAACAACCGGCCGCTGCGGATCGGGATCTGGGCGGGCGTGTCACTGGTCGCGCTGACCGCCCTCTACGCCCTGTGGATCACCGTCATGGCGATCACGAACGGCATCGACTCACCCGGTTACGTCACGCTCGTCGCCATCATCGTCGGCATCGGCGGCGTCCAGATGATCATGCTGGGCCTGATCGGCGAGTACATCGGGCGCATCTACTACGAGACCAAGCGCCGCCCGCACTTCCTCGTCAAGGAATCGCACGGCGTCGCCGTCGAACCGCCCCGCACGCCCGCCACGCCCCGTACGCCCCTGGAGCAGGACGCCCGATGA
- a CDS encoding M48 family metallopeptidase, producing the protein MTEGTSFEKAPARDRRRFPGISSRAYEHPADRSALVALRKLSGFDTVFKALSGLLPERSLRLLFLSDSVRVGETQFPHLHAMLLDACYILDLEKVPQMYVQMDPKPNAMCIGLDEPIIVVTTGLVELLDEEEMRAVVGHEVGHALSGHSVYRTILLFLTNLALKVAWIPLGNVAIMAIVTALREWFRKSELSADRAGLLVGQDVRASMRGLMKIAGGNHLHEMNVDAFLAQAEEYDASGDLRDSVLKILNVLPRTHPFTTVRAAELKKWSETRDFQRIMAGHYPRREEDKDTSVTDSFRQSAAHYADAVRTSKDPLMKLVGDIAGGAGDLGGMLRDKFTGGSAAPGAKGPADTTGATDAPDADGGESGAGGEGRDTGKGGATDQG; encoded by the coding sequence ATGACAGAGGGCACGTCATTCGAGAAGGCACCGGCCCGGGACCGCAGGAGGTTCCCCGGTATCTCGTCGCGGGCGTACGAGCATCCGGCGGACCGCTCGGCCCTGGTGGCCCTGCGCAAGCTGAGCGGGTTCGACACCGTCTTCAAGGCCCTCAGCGGGCTGCTTCCGGAGCGGAGCCTGCGGCTGCTGTTCCTGTCGGACTCGGTGCGGGTGGGCGAGACCCAGTTCCCGCACCTGCACGCGATGCTGCTGGACGCCTGTTACATCCTGGACCTGGAGAAGGTCCCGCAGATGTACGTCCAGATGGACCCCAAGCCCAATGCCATGTGCATCGGGCTGGACGAGCCGATCATCGTGGTCACCACGGGGCTCGTGGAGCTGCTGGACGAGGAGGAGATGCGGGCGGTCGTGGGCCACGAGGTGGGCCACGCGCTGTCGGGACACTCCGTGTACCGCACGATCCTGCTGTTCCTGACGAACCTGGCGCTGAAGGTGGCGTGGATCCCGCTGGGCAATGTGGCGATCATGGCGATCGTCACGGCGCTGCGGGAGTGGTTCCGCAAGTCCGAGCTGTCGGCGGACCGGGCCGGGCTGCTGGTCGGGCAGGACGTCCGGGCCTCGATGCGCGGCCTGATGAAGATCGCGGGCGGCAATCACCTGCACGAGATGAATGTGGACGCGTTCCTCGCCCAGGCCGAGGAGTACGACGCGAGCGGTGACCTGCGCGACTCGGTCCTGAAGATCCTCAATGTGCTGCCGCGGACGCACCCCTTCACCACCGTGCGGGCCGCGGAGCTGAAGAAGTGGTCCGAGACCCGCGACTTCCAGCGGATCATGGCCGGTCACTACCCGCGCCGCGAGGAGGACAAGGACACCTCGGTGACCGACTCCTTCCGCCAGTCCGCCGCGCACTACGCCGATGCGGTGCGCACCAGCAAGGACCCGCTGATGAAGCTGGTCGGCGACATCGCGGGCGGTGCGGGCGACCTCGGCGGCATGCTGCGCGACAAGTTCACCGGCGGCTCGGCGGCCCCGGGCGCCAAGGGCCCGGCGGACACCACGGGCGCCACGGATGCTCCGGACGCCGACGGCGGCGAGAGCGGCGCGGGCGGCGAGGGCCGCGACACCGGCAAGGGCGGGGCTACGGACCAGGGCTGA
- a CDS encoding SCO2583 family membrane protein has translation MAVPGDPPDGTPEGIGGGEDEFRPDEYRSVVFDEDFVRAARLQEFSAEERMGEHARAVRSRSMWSSGAPRAVGGAPGRAARQGMLLVLLIATAFGVAVYLGLSNPYVPPPPGRAQPLTATVVPLAPTATVTGGKPADLYAKSPAADYRVGAAGITLPAVRRTEHFSETQVLTALATAKDYLVQSSLDPDVLSGTASRPVRVLLDPDLLAQFDRSMTNPTGDGQHAATGWLVRFDPATAVLADSRVRVSGTLGFEEVAPDVLEVTTDHTFVYTVRAAVAGPGLDSASLFTVRRELRMRFDREDLLAHRAELLSAYVMAGPQDCSADPATGFRPLLAGAAATTVGPAASDPYASGRPRRTSGLCGVLAPPTAAPADPASDPASDPAFAPADPPPSAAAVSPGP, from the coding sequence ATGGCCGTGCCAGGAGATCCACCCGACGGCACCCCCGAGGGCATCGGCGGGGGCGAGGACGAATTCCGGCCGGACGAGTACCGGTCGGTGGTGTTCGACGAGGACTTCGTCCGGGCTGCCCGGCTCCAGGAGTTCTCCGCCGAGGAACGCATGGGCGAGCACGCCCGGGCCGTGCGCAGCCGCTCCATGTGGTCCTCGGGCGCGCCCCGGGCAGTGGGCGGCGCCCCGGGCCGGGCCGCCCGCCAGGGGATGCTGCTCGTGCTGCTGATCGCCACGGCCTTCGGCGTCGCCGTCTACCTGGGCCTGAGCAATCCGTACGTGCCCCCGCCCCCGGGACGCGCCCAGCCGCTCACCGCCACGGTCGTCCCGCTGGCCCCCACCGCCACCGTGACCGGCGGCAAGCCCGCCGACCTGTACGCGAAGAGCCCGGCCGCCGACTACCGGGTGGGCGCGGCCGGGATCACCCTGCCCGCGGTGCGCCGCACCGAGCACTTCAGCGAGACGCAGGTGCTGACCGCCCTCGCCACCGCCAAGGACTACCTGGTGCAGTCCTCGCTCGACCCGGACGTGCTGAGCGGCACCGCCTCCCGGCCCGTGCGGGTGCTGCTGGACCCCGATCTGCTGGCCCAGTTCGACCGCAGCATGACCAACCCCACGGGGGACGGGCAGCACGCGGCCACCGGCTGGCTGGTCCGCTTCGACCCGGCCACCGCGGTGCTGGCCGACTCCCGGGTGCGGGTGAGCGGCACGCTGGGCTTCGAGGAGGTGGCGCCGGACGTGCTGGAGGTCACCACCGACCACACCTTCGTCTACACCGTCCGCGCGGCCGTCGCCGGGCCCGGGCTCGACAGCGCCTCGCTCTTCACGGTCCGGCGCGAGCTGCGCATGCGCTTCGACCGCGAGGACCTGCTGGCCCACCGGGCGGAGCTGCTGTCGGCCTATGTGATGGCCGGGCCGCAGGACTGCTCGGCGGACCCGGCCACCGGCTTCCGGCCGCTGCTCGCGGGGGCGGCCGCGACGACGGTGGGCCCGGCCGCGAGCGACCCGTACGCCAGCGGCAGGCCGCGCCGGACCTCCGGCCTGTGCGGGGTGCTGGCCCCGCCGACGGCGGCCCCGGCCGATCCGGCGTCCGATCCGGCGTCCGATCCGGCGTTCGCCCCGGCCGACCCGCCGCCTTCCGCGGCCGCGGTCAGCCCTGGTCCGTAG
- the proB gene encoding glutamate 5-kinase, giving the protein MSAARQGVADARRIVVKVGSSSLTTAAGGLDADRVDALVDVLAKARSGGEKEIVLVSSGAIAAGLSPLGLRRRPKDLARQQAAASVGQGLLVARYTASFARYGVRVGQVLLTTDDTSRRAHYRNAYRTLDQLLAMGALPVVNENDTVATDEIRFGDNDRLAALVAHLVRADLLVLLSDVDGLYDGDPALPGTTRIDEVRGPEDIAHVTIGSAGKAGVGTGGMVTKVEAARIAAAAGIPVVLTSASQAADALAGGGTGTHFHATGRRSTDRLLWLQHASAPQGHLVLDDGAVRAVRERGSSLLPAGIASVEGDFIAGDPVELRDARGRAVARGLVNFDAKELPLLLGRSTKELARELGPEYEREVVHRDDLVLLQD; this is encoded by the coding sequence GTGTCAGCGGCAAGGCAGGGCGTGGCCGACGCCCGCAGGATCGTGGTCAAGGTCGGCTCCTCCTCGCTCACCACCGCGGCGGGCGGGCTGGACGCCGACCGGGTGGACGCCCTGGTCGACGTACTCGCCAAGGCCCGCAGCGGCGGCGAGAAGGAGATCGTGCTGGTCTCCAGCGGTGCGATCGCCGCCGGCCTCTCCCCGCTCGGACTGCGCCGCCGCCCCAAGGACCTGGCCCGCCAGCAGGCCGCCGCCAGCGTCGGCCAGGGCCTGCTCGTCGCCCGCTACACCGCCTCCTTCGCGCGCTACGGCGTCCGCGTCGGCCAGGTGCTGCTGACCACCGACGACACCAGCAGGCGCGCCCACTACCGCAACGCCTACCGCACCCTGGACCAGCTCCTCGCGATGGGCGCCCTGCCCGTCGTCAACGAGAACGACACTGTCGCCACCGACGAGATCCGCTTCGGCGACAACGACCGGCTGGCGGCCCTCGTCGCCCACCTGGTCCGCGCCGACCTCCTGGTCCTCCTCTCCGACGTCGACGGGCTCTACGACGGCGACCCCGCCCTCCCCGGCACCACCCGCATCGACGAGGTGCGCGGCCCCGAGGACATCGCGCACGTCACCATCGGCAGCGCGGGCAAGGCGGGCGTCGGCACCGGCGGCATGGTCACCAAGGTCGAAGCCGCGCGGATCGCCGCGGCCGCGGGCATCCCCGTGGTCCTGACCTCCGCCAGCCAGGCCGCCGACGCCCTCGCGGGCGGCGGGACCGGCACCCACTTCCACGCCACGGGCCGCCGCTCCACCGACCGCCTCCTGTGGCTCCAGCACGCCTCCGCCCCCCAGGGCCACCTGGTCCTGGACGACGGCGCGGTCCGCGCGGTCCGCGAACGCGGCAGCTCCCTGCTGCCCGCGGGCATCGCCTCGGTCGAGGGCGACTTCATCGCGGGGGATCCGGTCGAACTCAGGGACGCGCGCGGCCGCGCCGTCGCCCGGGGACTCGTCAACTTCGACGCGAAGGAACTGCCCCTGCTGCTGGGCCGCTCCACCAAGGAACTGGCGCGCGAGCTGGGGCCGGAGTACGAGCGCGAGGTCGTCCACCGGGACGATCTGGTGCTGCTCCAGGACTGA
- a CDS encoding bifunctional glycosyltransferase/CDP-glycerol:glycerophosphate glycerophosphotransferase, which translates to MHVPDVSVVVIVYNDAERLPTAVRSVLDQTLAGVEVVIVDDCSKDRSFAIAQELEAAHPGRVRAFRLPENSGGCGAPRNHGIQQATGTYVMFLDSDDVLERNACRNMLDAAERTGSDLVSGMCVRVHLDNRFGKTTEWYPWIYSRTRTLESITEYPDLLVYDTLSTNKCYRRAFLLEQGLEFPVGIHYEDLLFSAQAYVAARRITLIPNQVYFWNVVEKAAAKSISNRRHEIANFVHRMEIHRRVDELLASKGHDQIKSAKDAKFLKHDLVLHLRDLRLLDDDYRQEFARLANGYLAGIDPVAYEHVTALQAICAYLLGQEDWDNLLSAADAMTNKGRLSSPLAERDGRVYWCAEHLDDAEGRRILDVTDQGFHTTPLTSLTLGNRLTSYEDDGRGTVTVSGAVVNPLGRIPADAELSAELEFRARRQIGVRSFRFPVATVRHAGDTIEWTATADIGSTVRPLGIIDAVWDVRLKMKAGGDRISTRVSVGDVDLESATALRVRPRLTRLVSDRFEPEITKKGNLSYVLTAEGAAAVRTQNLINNAIHGKAAGVVKRGLRKALRARRNIGSGEQKVKIYHEVFSKLPIKKGTVVFESHMGKQYSDSPKAIYEEMVRQGVAFEAVWSYAGARPTGFPKEATLVKRWSWPYLRALAQAEYWIDNQGFPLALTKRPGTTYIQTWHGSALKRMGFHEPRTKAQGRAGQAKFQKAVDRFDHFLIRSEHDTRTLAKGFRLRDEVLLRTGYPRNDALVAAHRAEAGSGERVRGPIAAELGIDPDKKVLLYAPTFRANADGAVEGFAFPFDVEEFADRLGDRFTLLVRTHYLNSVSLPPSVAGRVIDVSRRHDITPLLELADALITDYSSVMFDYAVLDRPMLFFAYDYEKYATDIRGTYFDLKEKAPGPVVATADELLQALGAFEEADAKYAEARARFLTEFGEYDRGDAARQIVEKFFTRGGK; encoded by the coding sequence GTGCACGTGCCTGACGTCTCCGTGGTCGTCATCGTCTACAACGACGCAGAGCGTCTGCCGACAGCGGTGCGGTCGGTTCTGGACCAGACTCTGGCCGGAGTCGAAGTCGTGATCGTGGACGACTGCAGCAAGGACCGGTCCTTCGCGATCGCCCAGGAACTGGAAGCGGCCCATCCGGGCCGGGTCCGGGCGTTCCGGCTGCCCGAGAACAGCGGTGGCTGCGGAGCCCCGCGCAATCACGGCATCCAGCAGGCGACCGGTACCTACGTCATGTTCCTGGACAGCGACGACGTCCTGGAGCGCAACGCCTGCCGCAACATGCTCGACGCCGCCGAGCGGACCGGTTCCGACCTGGTCTCCGGCATGTGCGTCCGGGTCCACCTGGACAACCGGTTCGGCAAGACGACCGAGTGGTACCCCTGGATCTACTCCCGCACCCGCACCCTGGAGTCGATCACCGAGTACCCGGACCTGCTGGTCTACGACACCCTCTCGACGAACAAGTGCTACCGCCGCGCGTTCCTGCTGGAGCAGGGGCTGGAGTTCCCGGTCGGGATCCACTACGAGGACCTGCTGTTCTCGGCGCAGGCGTACGTCGCGGCCCGCCGGATCACGCTGATCCCCAACCAGGTCTACTTCTGGAACGTGGTCGAGAAGGCCGCCGCCAAGTCGATCAGCAACCGGCGCCACGAGATCGCGAACTTCGTCCACCGGATGGAGATCCACCGCCGGGTCGACGAACTGCTCGCGAGCAAGGGCCACGACCAGATCAAGTCCGCCAAGGACGCCAAGTTCCTCAAGCACGACCTGGTGCTGCACCTGCGCGACCTGCGGCTGCTCGACGACGACTACCGCCAGGAGTTCGCCCGGCTGGCCAACGGCTACCTCGCGGGCATCGACCCGGTCGCCTACGAGCACGTCACCGCCCTCCAGGCGATCTGCGCGTACCTGCTGGGCCAGGAGGACTGGGACAACCTGCTCTCGGCCGCGGACGCCATGACGAACAAGGGGCGGCTGTCCTCCCCGCTGGCGGAGCGCGACGGGCGGGTCTACTGGTGCGCCGAGCACCTCGACGACGCCGAGGGCCGCCGGATACTGGACGTCACCGACCAGGGCTTCCACACCACTCCCCTGACCTCCCTCACCCTGGGCAACCGGCTCACCTCGTACGAGGACGACGGCCGCGGCACGGTCACCGTGTCCGGCGCCGTCGTGAACCCGCTCGGCCGGATCCCGGCCGACGCGGAGCTGAGCGCCGAGCTGGAGTTCCGGGCCCGGCGGCAGATCGGGGTGCGGTCCTTCCGCTTCCCGGTGGCAACCGTGCGCCACGCCGGTGACACGATCGAGTGGACCGCGACGGCCGACATCGGCTCGACCGTGCGCCCGCTCGGCATCATCGACGCCGTCTGGGACGTCCGGCTCAAGATGAAGGCCGGCGGGGACCGCATCTCCACCCGGGTCTCGGTCGGCGACGTCGACCTGGAGTCGGCGACCGCCCTGCGCGTGCGCCCCCGGCTGACCCGGCTGGTCTCCGACCGCTTCGAGCCGGAGATCACCAAGAAGGGCAACCTCTCCTACGTCCTGACCGCGGAGGGCGCCGCCGCCGTCCGCACCCAGAACCTGATCAACAACGCCATACACGGCAAGGCCGCCGGCGTGGTCAAGCGGGGACTGCGCAAGGCACTGCGGGCCCGCCGGAACATCGGTTCCGGCGAGCAGAAGGTGAAGATCTACCACGAGGTCTTCTCGAAGCTGCCCATCAAGAAGGGCACGGTCGTCTTCGAGAGCCACATGGGCAAGCAGTACAGCGACAGCCCCAAGGCGATCTACGAGGAGATGGTCCGCCAGGGCGTCGCCTTCGAGGCGGTGTGGTCCTACGCGGGCGCCCGCCCCACCGGCTTCCCCAAGGAGGCCACCCTGGTCAAGCGCTGGAGCTGGCCCTACCTGCGGGCGCTGGCCCAGGCTGAGTACTGGATCGACAACCAGGGCTTCCCGCTCGCGCTCACCAAGCGGCCGGGGACGACGTACATCCAGACCTGGCACGGCTCCGCGCTCAAGCGGATGGGCTTCCACGAACCGCGCACCAAGGCGCAGGGGCGCGCCGGGCAGGCCAAGTTCCAGAAGGCGGTGGACCGTTTCGACCACTTCCTGATCCGCTCGGAGCACGACACCCGCACCCTCGCCAAGGGCTTCCGGCTGCGCGACGAGGTCCTGCTGCGCACCGGATATCCGCGCAACGACGCCCTGGTCGCGGCGCACCGCGCCGAGGCCGGCAGCGGGGAGCGGGTGCGCGGTCCGATCGCCGCGGAGCTGGGCATCGACCCGGACAAGAAGGTGCTCCTGTACGCGCCGACCTTCCGGGCGAACGCGGACGGCGCGGTGGAGGGCTTCGCGTTCCCCTTCGACGTGGAGGAGTTCGCGGACCGGCTCGGCGACCGCTTCACGCTGCTGGTGCGCACGCACTACCTCAACAGCGTCTCGCTGCCCCCGTCGGTGGCGGGCCGGGTGATCGACGTGTCCCGCAGGCACGACATCACCCCGCTGCTGGAGCTGGCCGACGCCCTGATCACCGACTACTCGTCCGTGATGTTCGACTACGCCGTCCTCGACCGGCCGATGCTGTTCTTCGCCTACGACTACGAGAAGTACGCGACGGACATCCGCGGCACGTACTTCGACCTGAAGGAGAAGGCACCGGGCCCGGTCGTGGCCACCGCGGACGAACTCCTGCAGGCGCTGGGCGCCTTCGAGGAGGCGGACGCCAAGTACGCGGAGGCCCGCGCCCGGTTCCTCACCGAGTTCGGTGAGTACGACCGCGGGGACGCGGCCCGCCAGATCGTCGAGAAGTTCTTCACCAGGGGTGGCAAGTGA
- a CDS encoding SCO2584 family spore wall biosynthesis protein → MPDDVGGKPFPDDGEPDDDRGGADQDFASVVFDEDFVRNAEIHEPSALERQRAADRARAEAEARAAAVAGGWATDDDAFEGHEGYPYGYGPDGYGLDESGRDYGYSFGYGPYGAYGGSLRPYRGRSRWLRPVAWVLAVVMGVGMVTLAFSAVYRGAAGDPDPAPHPAPAPASTPLTEVTGSGEFTHPVVRQP, encoded by the coding sequence GTGCCGGACGACGTGGGGGGCAAACCTTTCCCGGACGACGGGGAGCCCGACGACGACCGCGGAGGCGCGGATCAGGACTTCGCCTCCGTGGTGTTCGACGAGGACTTCGTCCGGAACGCCGAGATCCATGAACCGAGCGCCCTGGAGCGCCAGCGGGCGGCCGACCGGGCGCGCGCCGAGGCGGAGGCCCGCGCGGCCGCCGTCGCGGGCGGCTGGGCCACCGACGACGACGCCTTCGAGGGCCACGAGGGTTACCCGTACGGGTACGGGCCCGACGGCTACGGCCTCGACGAATCCGGGCGCGACTACGGCTACAGCTTTGGATACGGCCCGTACGGAGCCTACGGAGGCTCCCTGCGCCCGTACCGCGGCCGCTCCCGGTGGCTGCGTCCCGTCGCGTGGGTGCTCGCCGTCGTGATGGGCGTCGGCATGGTCACGCTCGCCTTCAGCGCCGTCTACCGCGGCGCCGCGGGCGACCCCGACCCGGCCCCGCACCCCGCTCCGGCGCCCGCCAGCACCCCACTGACGGAAGTCACCGGGTCCGGCGAGTTTACGCACCCCGTCGTTCGCCAACCCTGA